In Garra rufa chromosome 14, GarRuf1.0, whole genome shotgun sequence, the genomic stretch aattctctggactcactatgtcaataattatcaaaaaatgtttaaatgtaccgttagggaagctataatggggtcatttagaaaagcgacctgtccaaatatacccaaaagcctataaagcataaatgaaaactcaaaacttcacgaatcCTGGTGTGCACATGCCACATGTGATTCTACACAGTTTTATCAGACCACAGTTTTAGCATCATATTTCTATGATAAATGATCTGGAATACTAAATGACTAAATGCTTTTTCAATCATTGAtgtaggtggttacaggcttgctaaataatatgtaatgtcttttttcatatgtgcttaaaggCCTTAAAGCACTTAATCCGGTAACCCGGTatttgctgcttgcagctatatttctaTTTTTCCTTTTCTTTATCATGGACCTTCTCGTCCACATCCAAGTCATGGTCCAAATCATTGACCCCTGATCCTGTTTTGCAGTGGTGTGTGGAAGAACCATGTGGTGAGCAGTGACCTTTACTCCCAAGACTCTTACAACCCCATGGCAGCTGAACTGAGACGAAAGCTGAGTATGGAGTCCGAGCGCCTGAGGGCTCGTCTAAAGCAGGAGCTTGCCGAGCTGAGGGAGAGACTTTCTCCTTACCCCAGCCACCCGAAACAGGCCATGGCAAATGTCAAAGAGTTCCTCGCCCCTTTCACTAAGCAGCTCCAGACGGCTCTCCAATCCAACACTCAGGATCTCTGTGACAAACTCAATCTGAACCTCCAGGACCTGAACCCAGAGGAAGCCACACTTTACCAGGAGGCAGTGCAAAGGATCACGTTAGCTTTGGACGAAAGCCACCAGAAAAGGACAGCAGCCTTTGAGGACTTTAAAACAAAAGCATTTGAGGCTGTAGAGGAGGAACGAGACAGTAGCGGAAAGGAGCTCTGGGAGGAAGTCACTGCTAGATTGGGGCAGGAAGTGTGTACCTTCAGTTTAGAGGTGCAAGGGAAAGTGGCAGCGCTCAAGATAGCTTTGGCAGGCCATCTTGCCTCGACACAGCCTCCAAGGGATGTCATGGCTTCAAAAGTAAATCAGTTCTGCCAGAACTCCTCAGCGCGGAATCAACAGTTTATTTCTAACTTAGACCAACAGATGAGCGCTCTACAAGAAAACCAGGGTCATGGTGAGTCCGCTGGTTTCCATCAGACAAACATAGAGTCCATACAAGAGGATTTCTCAAGTAGACTCACAGCCCTGTTAGAAGACATCGTACACACTCTAAATTAAACAACACACCTCCATTCCTTTAAGAAATGCAAATGTAATGTACTGTAAATAACAGCTCTTATGTTCGGATTGTATATTGTCACCTGTAACTTTTGTAGAACAATGTTGTTTgtacagttttgagaaaaaaactcagTGAAATGAGCTGAACTGAAGGTATTTTGTGTATGTGTAAATAAAGCTTGATTTATACATATTTGAAATGAATATATGTGGTCATTGATTATTGCCTCAAGTACAGGATATGAATAATGTTCTTCTAAATAACATCTAAACAATTGAGATATCATATCGAATTACAGGAAGTAGCAAATCATTGGCTAATACAGGGGTAGAAATGTTGAAAATTACAACTATTTTACAAATggcttttaaacaatattttagggctgtcaaagttAACTTGTTTATCAAATACAACAATATATACACAATATAAATGGTTCTTTATTCATGACAAAATATAACTGCCTTTAGTCAAGAAGAGGGTGTTTCGATCATATTCTTTAATAAAATGCTGGTTAATTTTTATAAtactatttttaaataatttttaacacttttttatACTTTGTAATTATTATGTAAGTTTTATGACCTTATAAATTTATAACACAATTTAAAATTAACTATGCAAAAGATTAAAATGGtatacaaataatttaaaaatgcattttctactttttttaatttaacaattttttaCAATCAGAATATATGCAGCATTTATGACCTATTTATTTGTCAAAAATGCTATATAATgccatataa encodes the following:
- the LOC141284236 gene encoding uncharacterized protein, coding for MNLQFVALALALATTTAFPVNDEISREAWSLQKDNQATDKKNFGKDLNGVWKNHVVSSDLYSQDSYNPMAAELRRKLSMESERLRARLKQELAELRERLSPYPSHPKQAMANVKEFLAPFTKQLQTALQSNTQDLCDKLNLNLQDLNPEEATLYQEAVQRITLALDESHQKRTAAFEDFKTKAFEAVEEERDSSGKELWEEVTARLGQEVCTFSLEVQGKVAALKIALAGHLASTQPPRDVMASKVNQFCQNSSARNQQFISNLDQQMSALQENQGHGESAGFHQTNIESIQEDFSSRLTALLEDIVHTLN